From Lawsonia intracellularis PHE/MN1-00, the proteins below share one genomic window:
- a CDS encoding M15 family metallopeptidase, protein MNSSIRLICYIVCCFFILSKLSMAAVNYSDLEILVQHRIVFQEGSDIALFGDKQILFTQDAQILCDDNAILDFECLLASYPGVITGIITDEEKRLWLIVNGHKVLYDDGKKRIYSEALLNSTVKDSMAQLYPLEPSRPIPDVGIAPGRVRSYALLEAIYGNSREEVEKQLVGIRFKKREKICFFSHSAKAAQSLKDVFTQLDTLLDKDPQVYEYIFPLSGGFAWRVIAGEKRLSPHSYGIAIDLHPKKGIYWRLVKDREKYLQIQKEYPSELVGIFEQRGFIWGGKWYEYDFMHFEYRPELIYKAKRSIHNNVM, encoded by the coding sequence ATGAATAGCAGTATAAGATTGATATGTTATATAGTTTGTTGTTTTTTTATTCTTTCAAAATTGAGTATGGCTGCTGTTAATTATTCTGATCTAGAAATACTTGTTCAACATAGAATTGTTTTTCAGGAAGGCTCAGATATTGCTTTATTTGGTGATAAACAAATTCTTTTCACACAGGATGCTCAGATATTATGTGATGATAATGCTATATTAGATTTTGAGTGTCTATTGGCATCATATCCAGGGGTTATAACTGGAATTATCACTGATGAAGAAAAAAGACTTTGGTTAATTGTGAATGGACATAAAGTACTTTATGATGATGGTAAAAAACGTATTTATAGTGAGGCATTATTAAACAGTACAGTTAAAGATTCTATGGCTCAACTGTATCCTTTAGAGCCTAGTCGTCCTATCCCTGATGTTGGCATTGCACCAGGACGAGTTCGTTCTTATGCATTATTAGAGGCAATATATGGTAATAGTAGAGAAGAAGTAGAGAAGCAATTAGTAGGGATTAGGTTTAAAAAAAGAGAAAAAATATGTTTTTTTTCTCATTCTGCAAAGGCTGCTCAAAGCTTAAAAGATGTTTTTACACAACTTGATACATTATTAGATAAAGATCCTCAGGTTTATGAATATATTTTTCCTTTATCAGGTGGATTCGCATGGCGTGTTATTGCAGGAGAAAAGAGGTTAAGTCCACATAGTTACGGTATAGCAATCGATTTACATCCAAAAAAAGGTATATATTGGCGTTTAGTAAAAGATAGAGAAAAATATTTACAGATACAAAAAGAATATCCAAGTGAGTTAGTAGGCATTTTTGAACAAAGAGGTTTTATTTGGGGCGGGAAATGGTATGAATATGACTTTATGCATTTTGAGTATCGACCTGAGTTAATTTATAAAGCAAAGAGAAGTATTCATAATAACGTTATGTAA
- a CDS encoding diacylglycerol kinase, whose protein sequence is MSFCLIKFCHLIHATKYSLMGLIQAFKSEQSFRHEVIILGILFFLLWFQDKNALHCLITISGWLFVMIIELLNSAIEKIFDLITTDIKPIVKAGKDMASAAIFLAIVINIGLWIYLFTLPF, encoded by the coding sequence ATGTCATTTTGCTTAATAAAGTTTTGTCATCTAATACATGCAACAAAATATTCTCTAATGGGTTTAATCCAAGCATTCAAATCTGAACAATCTTTTCGTCATGAAGTAATTATCTTAGGAATTCTATTTTTTCTCTTGTGGTTTCAAGACAAAAATGCACTGCACTGTCTTATTACCATAAGTGGATGGCTTTTTGTCATGATAATAGAACTACTAAATAGTGCTATAGAAAAAATCTTTGATCTTATTACAACTGACATAAAACCAATTGTTAAAGCAGGGAAAGATATGGCTTCTGCAGCTATATTTTTAGCTATTGTCATCAATATAGGTCTTTGGATTTATCTGTTTACTCTTCCTTTTTAA
- a CDS encoding dihydrodipicolinate synthase family protein has protein sequence MEECTLYGVFAPVPTPFYASGEIAWDKFIENIKQFGKTTLDGILVLGSNGEAVSLSELEKIKLISLAREHFPLEKIVLAGVGCESEYSTLTLCKEASLAEVDGVVVINPTYYRNTVSNPEVMLDYFLRVADQSTSPVLLYNIPRNTALNIPAWVSISASRHDNIIGIKDSSGDIIQLSTIIHDSAPGFSVIAGSASFLLPTLYMGGCGGTMAYANIAPDYCKAIIKAFHEGEHNKAKKLQMDILELNAAITSGFGITGLKYALDCLGYYGGPCRSPLPSTLSDKDKSTMQQLMKKVGLL, from the coding sequence ATGGAAGAGTGTACGTTATACGGTGTATTTGCACCTGTTCCAACTCCTTTTTATGCTAGTGGAGAAATTGCATGGGATAAATTTATAGAAAATATTAAACAATTTGGAAAAACAACGCTAGATGGTATTTTAGTACTTGGCTCAAATGGAGAAGCAGTATCATTATCTGAATTAGAAAAAATAAAGCTTATCTCTTTAGCTAGAGAGCACTTTCCTCTTGAAAAAATTGTTCTTGCTGGAGTAGGATGTGAATCAGAATACTCTACATTAACATTATGTAAAGAAGCTTCATTAGCTGAAGTCGATGGTGTAGTTGTCATAAATCCCACATATTATAGAAATACTGTTAGTAACCCTGAAGTTATGTTAGATTACTTCCTTAGAGTTGCTGATCAATCTACTTCTCCTGTATTACTCTATAATATCCCAAGGAATACTGCTTTAAATATACCTGCATGGGTAAGTATATCTGCATCACGCCATGATAATATCATAGGAATAAAGGATAGTAGCGGAGATATTATCCAACTTTCTACAATTATTCATGATAGTGCACCAGGTTTTTCAGTAATTGCTGGTTCAGCAAGTTTTTTATTACCTACATTATATATGGGTGGATGTGGTGGAACAATGGCTTATGCAAATATTGCTCCTGACTACTGTAAAGCTATTATAAAAGCATTTCATGAAGGTGAACATAATAAAGCAAAAAAATTACAAATGGATATTCTTGAACTCAATGCAGCTATTACTTCCGGATTTGGTATTACAGGACTTAAATATGCATTAGACTGCCTAGGTTATTATGGTGGACCCTGTAGAAGTCCATTACCTTCCACTCTTTCAGATAAAGATAAATCTACTATGCAACAGTTAATGAAAAAAGTAGGATTACTTTAA
- a CDS encoding DUF1844 domain-containing protein encodes MYKPITTKEDEVHSTTKNINGTKNTQPSFTTTSNLLPKVTFSTFILSLASSALAQLGEVPHPESGEIIQDLPMAKHTIEILSMLQEKTKECLDSDESRLIEGLLYELRMKYVMKKN; translated from the coding sequence ATGTATAAACCTATTACAACTAAAGAAGACGAAGTACACTCTACAACTAAAAACATTAATGGCACAAAAAATACACAACCTTCTTTTACTACGACAAGTAATTTACTCCCTAAAGTTACATTCTCAACATTTATTTTATCACTAGCATCATCAGCCTTAGCACAACTTGGAGAAGTTCCTCATCCTGAATCTGGGGAAATTATCCAAGATTTACCCATGGCAAAACATACAATTGAAATTTTATCAATGTTACAAGAAAAAACAAAAGAATGTCTAGATAGTGATGAATCTAGACTTATTGAAGGCCTACTTTATGAACTACGTATGAAATATGTTATGAAAAAAAATTAG
- a CDS encoding AEC family transporter, whose protein sequence is MLDTIIGALLPIVITLLLGVLAGWHKDFNIEQATILNQMVMLYALPLTLFSSMVLIPKEQLVSDWGLFFLICIAMIGGFLGVFLISRIVFKQDLGSAALQALAISGPAVPFVGVPVLGYLFGIESAVAIAISSIIMNLFQVPVSLVLLSISTLSESNKNNFYKHILNALRQPVVWAPLLALVFIVFNIQFPTSINDSLTLLGKATGGVALFASGIVLFAQRVTLNFPVVISVISRNIIIPFIVWLLAMLLQLPHEQTMESVLSMAIPTASITVILAVQYHTAEREMASILFISTTLSIITMGLFIWLLK, encoded by the coding sequence ATGTTAGATACTATAATTGGAGCTTTATTACCTATTGTAATCACACTTCTTTTAGGTGTACTTGCTGGATGGCATAAAGACTTTAATATAGAGCAAGCAACAATACTAAACCAAATGGTTATGTTATATGCACTACCTCTAACATTATTTTCTAGTATGGTTCTTATCCCTAAGGAACAATTAGTTTCTGATTGGGGATTATTCTTTCTCATATGCATTGCAATGATTGGAGGTTTTTTAGGTGTTTTTCTAATATCTCGAATTGTCTTTAAACAAGACTTAGGAAGTGCAGCACTGCAAGCACTAGCCATAAGTGGACCTGCTGTTCCCTTTGTAGGGGTCCCTGTATTAGGATATCTTTTTGGTATTGAAAGTGCTGTTGCCATAGCTATTTCAAGTATTATTATGAACCTTTTCCAAGTTCCTGTCAGTTTAGTATTACTCTCTATATCTACATTATCTGAAAGTAATAAGAATAATTTCTATAAACATATTCTTAATGCATTACGTCAACCTGTTGTATGGGCTCCATTACTTGCTCTTGTTTTTATTGTATTTAATATTCAATTTCCCACATCTATTAATGATTCTTTAACATTACTTGGTAAAGCAACAGGTGGAGTTGCTCTATTTGCATCAGGCATTGTTTTATTTGCTCAACGTGTCACACTAAATTTCCCTGTTGTTATTTCAGTTATTAGTCGTAATATAATTATACCTTTTATAGTCTGGTTATTAGCAATGTTACTTCAACTCCCTCATGAACAAACTATGGAATCAGTATTATCCATGGCAATACCAACTGCTTCCATAACAGTCATCCTTGCTGTTCAATACCATACAGCAGAACGTGAAATGGCTTCTATACTCTTTATCAGTACTACCTTATCCATTATCACAATGGGGCTATTTATCTGGCTACTCAAGTAA
- a CDS encoding acetolactate synthase large subunit, with translation MDTNNIKTVSQLIIECLEAEGVKYIFGLPGEENLHLVLACANSSIKFILVRHEQGASFMADIYGRLTGKAGVCISTLGPGAINLLLGVADAQTDSTPLVAISAQVGLNRIYKESHQYVDLVSMFKPITKWADIILTPNSVPEMIRKAFELAQTERPGAVFIALPEDVEEMHIDTSLKPLLTRPQHTSYPDPKMLEQAKELIVNAKNPVILVGHGAVRNKASEALQRFAEQLQIPVATTFMAKGILSDRNPLLLGVIGFMKHDYENFAFDKADLIISIGYELQEFTPSKINPNNNKNIIHIHQIAEDEDIAYPITVAIQADISATLNMLCEQLPKNSHTPWKGIANIIQLHKEELEYGESADDYPLKPQRVISDIRKAMKDDDIVLVDTGAVKMWMARLYPTYLPLTCIISNGLSTMAFSLPGALAAKLACPDCKVLVVTGDGGFMMNSQEIETAIREKIPFVILIWEDKSYGLIKWKMDMEIGKHQFVDFTNPDFVTYAEAFGAKGYRITKAEDLLPILQKALNDSTVSVISCPVDYSENMKLIEKLGELDLKL, from the coding sequence ATGGATACAAATAATATCAAAACTGTTTCTCAACTCATTATTGAGTGTTTAGAAGCAGAAGGTGTTAAATATATTTTTGGATTACCTGGTGAAGAAAATTTACATCTAGTTTTGGCATGTGCTAATTCATCTATTAAGTTTATTCTTGTCCGCCATGAACAAGGAGCATCATTTATGGCTGATATTTATGGACGCCTTACAGGAAAAGCAGGCGTCTGTATATCAACACTTGGTCCAGGAGCTATCAATCTCTTACTTGGTGTTGCAGATGCTCAAACAGATAGTACACCTCTTGTTGCTATCTCAGCCCAAGTTGGGCTCAACCGTATTTATAAAGAATCTCATCAATACGTTGATCTTGTATCCATGTTTAAACCAATTACAAAATGGGCAGATATCATATTAACTCCAAACTCTGTACCTGAGATGATACGAAAAGCCTTTGAACTTGCTCAAACTGAAAGACCAGGTGCTGTTTTTATTGCCTTGCCAGAAGATGTAGAAGAAATGCATATTGATACTTCTTTGAAACCGTTACTTACACGTCCTCAGCATACTTCATATCCAGATCCAAAGATGTTAGAACAAGCTAAAGAACTCATTGTAAATGCAAAAAACCCTGTTATTCTTGTAGGCCATGGAGCTGTTAGAAACAAAGCTAGTGAAGCTCTTCAACGTTTTGCGGAACAATTACAAATTCCTGTAGCTACAACATTTATGGCAAAAGGCATACTGTCAGATAGAAATCCATTACTGCTTGGTGTAATTGGATTTATGAAACATGACTACGAAAACTTTGCTTTTGATAAAGCAGATCTCATTATTAGCATTGGATATGAACTTCAAGAATTTACTCCATCTAAGATTAATCCAAATAATAATAAAAACATCATTCACATTCATCAAATTGCAGAAGATGAAGACATTGCATATCCTATCACTGTAGCTATCCAAGCAGATATTAGTGCTACACTAAATATGTTATGTGAACAGCTTCCTAAAAACAGTCATACCCCTTGGAAAGGTATAGCTAATATTATCCAGCTGCATAAAGAAGAGCTTGAATATGGAGAATCAGCAGATGACTATCCTCTTAAACCACAAAGAGTAATCAGCGATATTAGAAAAGCAATGAAAGATGATGACATTGTTCTTGTAGATACAGGAGCTGTCAAAATGTGGATGGCTCGACTATACCCAACCTATCTTCCTCTTACTTGCATTATTTCAAATGGATTATCAACGATGGCTTTCTCTTTACCAGGAGCATTAGCTGCAAAACTAGCTTGTCCTGACTGTAAAGTTCTTGTGGTAACAGGTGATGGTGGGTTTATGATGAACTCCCAAGAAATAGAAACAGCTATTCGAGAAAAAATTCCTTTTGTTATCCTTATCTGGGAAGATAAATCATATGGTCTCATAAAATGGAAAATGGATATGGAAATAGGTAAACACCAATTTGTTGATTTCACTAACCCAGACTTTGTAACATATGCAGAAGCATTTGGTGCTAAAGGCTATAGAATAACTAAAGCAGAAGATCTATTACCAATACTACAGAAAGCACTTAATGACTCAACAGTCTCTGTTATCTCTTGTCCTGTAGACTATAGTGAAAATATGAAACTTATTGAAAAACTTGGAGAGTTAGATCTTAAACTTTAA
- the argC gene encoding N-acetyl-gamma-glutamyl-phosphate reductase, producing MGIQKIQAAIIGGTGYTGIELIRLLSLHPNIQPIFIISREQCGKKLYEVHPFLSGMPYAETIFSPLDHKAIGKTCDVAFLAVPHGTGMEIAPQLLEQGTKVIDLSADFRLNNPMTYSQWYHLEHNASHLLSEAVYGIPELNEEFIKRANIVANPGCYPTSIILGLYPAIKHGLIKFENIIIDSKSGTSGAGRNTSTSSLLFCEIQNSFKAYNIGIHRHTPEIEQELSYIAKQPITVTFSPHLLPTTRGILSTIYTQLALPISQDEVYRLYTNTWKDQPWIRIVPSSKLPETRNVCGTMFCDIGLVVDIRTQRLIIISAIDNLCRGASGQAIANANLMFNLPMTTGLIFCPLLP from the coding sequence ATGGGAATACAAAAAATTCAAGCAGCAATTATAGGTGGAACCGGATATACAGGTATAGAACTTATTCGCTTACTATCATTACACCCAAATATCCAACCTATATTTATTATATCTAGAGAGCAATGTGGTAAAAAACTCTATGAAGTTCATCCATTTCTTTCAGGAATGCCTTATGCAGAAACTATTTTTTCCCCATTAGACCATAAAGCTATTGGTAAAACTTGTGATGTAGCTTTTCTTGCTGTACCGCATGGCACAGGAATGGAGATAGCACCACAATTATTAGAACAGGGTACTAAAGTTATAGATCTTTCGGCTGACTTTAGGCTTAATAATCCAATGACATATAGTCAATGGTATCACCTTGAACATAATGCATCTCACCTACTTTCTGAAGCTGTTTATGGTATTCCAGAACTTAATGAAGAATTCATAAAAAGAGCTAATATTGTTGCAAATCCTGGTTGTTACCCAACATCCATTATTTTAGGGTTGTATCCTGCTATTAAACATGGGTTAATCAAATTTGAAAATATAATCATTGATTCAAAATCTGGAACTTCTGGAGCAGGTCGTAATACCTCAACGTCTTCATTGCTTTTTTGTGAAATACAAAATTCATTTAAAGCCTATAATATTGGTATACATAGACATACACCAGAAATTGAACAAGAGCTTTCCTATATTGCAAAACAACCTATTACAGTCACATTTAGTCCTCACCTTTTACCTACTACACGAGGAATTCTTTCCACTATTTATACTCAATTAGCATTACCAATCTCACAGGATGAAGTGTACAGACTTTATACGAATACATGGAAAGATCAGCCATGGATACGAATAGTTCCTTCAAGTAAACTTCCTGAAACACGAAATGTATGTGGTACTATGTTTTGTGATATAGGGTTAGTAGTAGATATACGTACACAACGACTTATAATTATATCAGCTATAGATAACCTCTGTAGAGGTGCTTCAGGACAAGCTATAGCAAATGCAAATCTTATGTTTAACCTACCCATGACAACAGGACTTATATTCTGTCCTCTTCTGCCCTAA
- the ybgF gene encoding tol-pal system protein YbgF gives MYRLYSIILCIVILCSGCSLWTRIKKAIKSNDTIQEEVLNEAEAGTIAEALSELDADREKESSTYLNKISDKKTNIDPESVEKNTQHVKSVDPSPSLDETIPKKKVQIDNNNNKLSQSQEQKMYKDALHLYELHKYNESITLFDQFMEKYPKSRLMPNALYWKGENLYAQQKFADAIFMFKSVTATYPKHQKASDALLKVGMSYRALGDQDNATLHFRALYEDYPKSTAVQRAQKLGIKP, from the coding sequence ATGTATAGACTTTATAGCATTATCCTATGTATAGTTATCCTGTGTTCTGGTTGTTCTTTATGGACTAGAATAAAGAAAGCAATAAAGAGTAATGATACTATACAAGAAGAAGTATTAAATGAAGCTGAAGCTGGTACTATAGCTGAAGCACTTTCTGAACTAGATGCAGATAGAGAAAAAGAGAGTTCAACTTATTTAAACAAGATTTCTGATAAAAAGACAAACATTGACCCTGAATCTGTTGAAAAAAATACTCAACATGTGAAGTCTGTAGATCCGTCGCCTTCTTTAGATGAAACAATACCAAAAAAGAAGGTACAGATAGATAATAATAATAATAAGTTAAGCCAATCACAAGAACAAAAAATGTATAAAGATGCTCTTCATCTATATGAGCTGCATAAGTATAATGAGTCTATAACGCTTTTTGATCAGTTTATGGAAAAATATCCTAAAAGTCGCTTGATGCCAAATGCTCTTTATTGGAAAGGAGAAAATTTATACGCACAACAGAAGTTTGCTGATGCTATTTTTATGTTTAAATCCGTTACAGCAACATATCCAAAACATCAGAAAGCTTCGGATGCTTTATTAAAAGTAGGAATGTCATATAGAGCGCTAGGAGATCAAGATAATGCAACGTTGCATTTTAGAGCACTATATGAGGATTATCCAAAATCGACAGCTGTACAACGTGCACAAAAATTAGGAATCAAACCATGA
- the polA gene encoding DNA polymerase I, translating to MNIKEFFSEDPIYLMDGSAFIYRGFYANQSMQRSDGFPTSALFNIGRIFLKILREEQPKYFVFVLDGPGTNFRHTLFPLYKAQRSPAPEALIKQIEPIKRLVISLGLCLTVASNSEADDCLASIAHRYRDNYPIVLIASDKDLKQCLDKNVLMWDPASKAEKITTLKSFKEDEGLLPSQWPDVQAIIGDSSDNIPGIPGIGLKTAKKIFQDFPSLESIKDNFSSLPLPVQKKFDGHLDAMFLYRQLTTLSTTECIDLQIDTIKVGPINVQETLTILREFELVSLEREFMAVVHQKKLIDPKGIIESGTSSHGQLSLFGSSKPINKIYCSTASDLPSVKGKIVALLTDKHEVTLAVENTEYFYTGPLLPLTKALNQSRHVVTPDLKSLLRTNGIWRTIPNTHWIDLGLATYLLDPEERDYSWPKLVARWGSVFGLSAGNPGLIALKVWEQLRNKLKTAQLLELMDSLELPLIPVLADMEAVGVVLDDQNLKIFLVEVQNSLDHLTETIYHEAGGSFNIRSAQQLGDILFNQLELPAAKKTRGGQASTSQEVLEKLSGQHPIIDTILEYRKLEKLRSTYLEPLPRLIGKDGRVHTTFNQLATATGRLSSSNPNLQNIPIRGSLGQRMRSCFTASQGNLLISADYSQVELRVLAHYSKDPTLLTAFLEGADIHTRTASLLYEKSQEEVTADERRNAKTINFGLIYGMGPQKLAQELNTTLNEAKKFIQRYFEHLQAIKKFYDQVEHSAKEYGYVTTIAGRRRLLPDIHSENIQLQALARRQAINTIIQGSAADIIKIAMLTVHGDTTLAKMDAQLILQVHDELVVEAPEDNAKEVGKRIAMLMSNVTPGGKPLIVPLVTQWSIGYDWGSAH from the coding sequence ATGAATATTAAAGAATTCTTTTCAGAAGACCCCATTTACTTGATGGATGGCTCAGCTTTTATTTATAGGGGATTTTATGCAAATCAAAGCATGCAACGCTCTGATGGATTTCCTACAAGTGCACTTTTTAATATTGGTAGAATTTTCTTAAAAATATTACGTGAAGAACAACCAAAATATTTTGTATTTGTCTTAGATGGCCCTGGAACAAATTTTAGACATACACTTTTCCCTCTTTATAAAGCTCAACGTAGCCCTGCTCCTGAAGCACTTATAAAACAAATTGAACCTATAAAACGCTTAGTAATAAGTTTAGGACTATGTTTAACTGTTGCTAGTAATAGCGAAGCTGATGATTGCCTTGCATCAATTGCACACCGCTATCGTGATAACTACCCTATTGTACTTATTGCTTCTGATAAAGATTTAAAACAATGTCTAGATAAAAATGTTCTGATGTGGGATCCAGCAAGTAAAGCTGAAAAAATTACTACACTAAAAAGCTTTAAAGAAGATGAAGGATTATTACCTTCTCAATGGCCAGATGTTCAAGCAATAATAGGTGACTCTAGCGACAATATTCCAGGAATTCCAGGGATAGGACTCAAAACCGCGAAAAAAATTTTTCAAGACTTTCCTTCATTAGAATCTATAAAAGATAATTTCTCCTCACTACCCTTACCTGTTCAAAAAAAATTTGATGGCCACCTTGACGCCATGTTTCTTTACAGACAACTTACAACATTATCAACGACTGAGTGTATAGATCTTCAGATTGATACAATTAAAGTTGGCCCAATTAACGTACAAGAAACATTGACTATTCTTCGTGAGTTTGAACTTGTTTCTTTGGAGCGAGAATTTATGGCTGTTGTACATCAAAAAAAACTCATAGACCCAAAGGGTATTATAGAGTCTGGAACATCTTCTCATGGACAACTATCTCTTTTTGGGTCTTCTAAACCAATCAATAAAATATATTGCTCTACAGCCAGTGATCTTCCATCAGTTAAAGGGAAAATTGTAGCACTATTGACAGATAAACATGAAGTAACATTAGCTGTAGAAAATACAGAATATTTCTATACAGGACCATTACTACCACTAACTAAAGCTCTTAATCAATCGCGACACGTAGTTACTCCTGATTTAAAATCGTTGCTGAGAACAAATGGAATATGGAGAACTATCCCTAATACACATTGGATTGATTTAGGTCTTGCTACTTACCTTCTTGATCCCGAAGAAAGAGATTATAGCTGGCCTAAACTTGTTGCACGTTGGGGCTCAGTTTTTGGATTATCCGCAGGAAACCCAGGTCTCATTGCTCTAAAAGTATGGGAACAACTTCGTAATAAACTTAAGACTGCTCAACTATTAGAACTAATGGACTCATTGGAACTACCCCTTATTCCTGTCCTTGCTGATATGGAGGCAGTAGGTGTGGTTCTAGATGATCAAAATTTAAAAATATTTCTTGTGGAAGTACAAAATAGTTTAGATCATCTCACTGAAACAATTTATCATGAGGCTGGTGGTTCCTTTAATATCCGCTCAGCTCAGCAACTTGGAGATATTCTTTTCAATCAACTTGAGCTTCCTGCAGCTAAAAAAACTCGTGGGGGGCAAGCATCCACATCTCAAGAAGTCCTTGAAAAGCTATCAGGACAACACCCTATCATAGATACAATCCTAGAATATCGTAAACTTGAAAAGCTTCGCTCTACTTATCTAGAACCATTACCACGACTTATTGGTAAAGATGGACGTGTACATACAACATTTAACCAACTTGCTACAGCTACAGGAAGACTTTCTTCCAGTAACCCTAACCTACAAAATATTCCTATACGAGGCTCATTAGGACAACGTATGCGTTCATGTTTTACAGCTTCTCAAGGGAACCTCTTAATTTCTGCTGACTACTCCCAAGTTGAACTACGTGTCTTAGCCCACTATTCAAAAGATCCCACACTTCTTACTGCTTTCCTTGAAGGTGCAGATATTCATACACGTACAGCAAGCCTTCTTTATGAAAAAAGTCAGGAAGAAGTAACAGCGGATGAAAGAAGAAATGCTAAAACTATCAATTTTGGTTTAATTTATGGGATGGGACCACAAAAACTTGCCCAAGAACTTAATACAACATTAAATGAAGCAAAAAAATTCATACAACGATATTTTGAACACCTTCAAGCCATAAAAAAATTTTATGATCAAGTAGAACACTCAGCTAAAGAATATGGATATGTAACTACTATTGCTGGACGTAGAAGACTATTACCAGATATTCACTCAGAAAATATTCAATTACAAGCTTTAGCACGCCGCCAGGCTATCAATACTATTATCCAAGGAAGTGCTGCAGATATTATAAAAATTGCAATGTTAACTGTTCATGGTGATACAACATTAGCTAAAATGGATGCTCAGCTTATTCTTCAGGTACATGACGAACTTGTCGTAGAAGCACCAGAAGACAATGCAAAAGAAGTAGGTAAACGTATAGCCATGTTAATGTCAAATGTAACGCCAGGTGGTAAACCTCTTATAGTACCACTTGTAACTCAATGGAGTATAGGCTATGATTGGGGAAGTGCACATTAG